The DNA window CTTACTACTTCATAACATTATACCCGTCTCTGTCTCCTTCCTCTCTATCTCTTTAACTACTCCTGCCCAAGCCTTATCCTCAAACCCTCCTCTTCTAAACCCCTCCTCTCCACCCTCCAAACAAAATCCATGTCTGCCACACCCACCTTCAAGCCCTTATCAATGGCAGACTCCTGCCTCATATCCCTCCCTTCCCTCTTCACCTCTAAGCCACCAGCTCTCTCTCTTTTAACCCCACCCAGAGCCATTAAACTCCACTTATCCCACTCCTCCCTTTcacttctctctctaaaaccCAAGACCAagttctcttcttttcttcccTTGGTGGCCCAGACCTCGGACTGGGCTCAGCAGGGTGAGGAGAACGAGGGCTCTGTTACTGTTGAAGAGAAGTGGGAGACTCAGGAGAGTGAGACTGAAGAGGGTACTGTTTCTGACTGGGAATCTGAAGGAGAGGGGGtttctgctgctgctgctgctgctgctgagGAGGATGAAGGGTCTGAGCCTGATGAGGAGGCGTTTGAGGAACCTCCTGAGGAAGCTAAGATTTTTGTGGGGAATTTGCCTTATGATGTTGATAGTCAGAAATTGGCTATGTTGTTTGAACAGGCTGGTACTGTTGAGGTTGCTGAGGTATAATTTAAATGTGTTTCTCGTTGGTTCTTGTGattatgtttttgtttcatgTGTGGTTGTTTTTGATGTGTTGGAATGTTTTTGTTGCATAGGTTATTTACAACAGGGAAACTGATACTAGCCGTGGATTTGGATTTGTGAGCATGAGTACTGTTGAGGAAGCGGATAAGGCTGTCGAGATGTTCAACCGTTATGTAAGCTTTTTTATGTTACATTGGCTGATTGACATTTTAGAACTTGTAGAATTGGCAGAAAGGAAATGAAAGAGAAAGAGCATGTGCTTTGCTTCAGATACTTTCTTGTTTTGATGCGTTTATCTTTATGTGAAGGAAGAAAGTAAATAGGTTTAGAGTTACAATGGCACCAGCTAACTAAAGCATTCTAGATACAGGAATAGATGAGAAGGAAGAAATAGTATCCCGTCTTTCGGTAGTGAGTAAATTGTCTTAGAAGAGTTCATTGATAGCTATTTACCAGTTGAAAGTCTTATGTTTTGAAAGTTGAAGTAGTTTTTGTATGCAGTGAAAATGTCGCTTAATCATGGTTAACTTATTACAGGAGTTGCTAATAACATCAAAATGTCAATGCCTGTTTATCTATTGACATAGTGGCTGCTTAAGTGCTAATTCTTCTGATAATACTTTGTTTTGTTAAACCTTCATTAAATTTGCATAGCATATAATGCCTCTTCGGTCTACCTTATTATGAACAGTTTGGAAACAAGATTTCTTTTGTTGACTGCAGATGATTTAGATGTTTTGGACGATTTAATGTGATTTTGTCTAACGGTGTTTGTTACTTTGGTTTGGATCTGAACAGGATATAAATGGAAGGTCCTTGACTGTAAACAAAGCTGCTCCTAGAGGATCAAGGCCAGAACGTACTGCTCGTGTGTTTGAACAATCTAACAGAATCTATGTAGGTAACCTGCCTTGGGATGTCGATAATGCTCAGTTGGAGCAAGTTT is part of the Mercurialis annua linkage group LG3, ddMerAnnu1.2, whole genome shotgun sequence genome and encodes:
- the LOC126671178 gene encoding 28 kDa ribonucleoprotein, chloroplastic-like, with product MSATPTFKPLSMADSCLISLPSLFTSKPPALSLLTPPRAIKLHLSHSSLSLLSLKPKTKFSSFLPLVAQTSDWAQQGEENEGSVTVEEKWETQESETEEGTVSDWESEGEGVSAAAAAAAEEDEGSEPDEEAFEEPPEEAKIFVGNLPYDVDSQKLAMLFEQAGTVEVAEVIYNRETDTSRGFGFVSMSTVEEADKAVEMFNRYDINGRSLTVNKAAPRGSRPERTARVFEQSNRIYVGNLPWDVDNAQLEQVFSEHGKVVDARVVYDRDTGRSRGFGFVTMSTETELNDAIAALDGRSLEGRAIRVNVAEQRPRRNF